The Streptomyces sp. NBC_00440 genome contains a region encoding:
- a CDS encoding magnesium and cobalt transport protein CorA — MPLSPRNRNARKHFWRRPSPPDRTEQPPDSAPPASAAPEPVQLDNTSVVQAALYRDGRRVSTPASLAETFRQLREYPDGMAWIGLHRPTEEEILSLAAEFDLHPLAVEDALEAHQRPKLERYGDTLFVVLRAARYLDAPEEVDFGELHVFIGRDFLITVRHGAAPDLSAVRTRMEETPDLLALGPEAALYAILDAVVDGYAPVVTGVQIDIDEIETEVFSGDPAVSRRIYELSREMVEFQRATRPLVGMLNGLMAGFAKYGTHEELQRYLRDVADHVTHTSERVDGFRQALTEILTVNATLVTQQQNAEMRALAEAGFEQNEEIKKISSWAAILFAPTLVGTIYGMNFDNMPELHWSFGYPFAIGLMAVVCVSLYFIFKKRDWL, encoded by the coding sequence ATGCCGCTGTCCCCGAGGAACCGGAACGCCCGTAAGCACTTCTGGCGCAGGCCCTCCCCGCCCGACCGTACGGAGCAGCCGCCCGACAGTGCCCCGCCCGCCTCGGCCGCGCCCGAGCCCGTACAGCTGGACAACACCAGCGTGGTGCAGGCGGCGCTGTACCGCGACGGCCGCCGCGTCTCCACCCCCGCCTCGCTCGCGGAGACCTTCCGGCAGCTGCGCGAGTACCCGGACGGTATGGCCTGGATCGGTCTGCACCGCCCGACGGAGGAGGAAATCCTCTCGCTGGCAGCGGAGTTCGACCTGCATCCGCTCGCGGTGGAGGACGCACTGGAGGCCCATCAGCGGCCGAAGCTGGAGCGGTACGGCGACACGCTCTTCGTCGTCCTGCGTGCGGCGCGCTATCTCGACGCCCCCGAGGAGGTCGACTTCGGTGAGCTGCATGTCTTCATCGGCAGGGACTTCCTGATCACGGTCAGGCACGGCGCGGCGCCCGACCTGTCCGCCGTACGCACCCGTATGGAGGAGACCCCGGATCTGCTGGCGCTGGGCCCCGAGGCCGCGCTGTACGCGATCCTGGACGCGGTCGTCGACGGCTACGCCCCGGTCGTGACCGGCGTGCAGATCGACATCGACGAGATCGAGACCGAGGTCTTCAGCGGCGACCCGGCGGTGTCCCGCCGTATCTACGAACTCTCCCGCGAAATGGTCGAGTTCCAGCGCGCCACCCGGCCCCTGGTGGGAATGCTGAACGGCCTCATGGCGGGATTCGCCAAGTACGGGACGCATGAGGAACTGCAGCGCTACCTGCGTGACGTGGCCGACCATGTGACGCATACGAGCGAGCGGGTGGACGGATTCCGCCAGGCGCTGACCGAGATCCTCACCGTGAATGCCACGCTGGTGACCCAGCAGCAGAACGCGGAGATGCGCGCACTCGCGGAAGCGGGTTTCGAGCAGAACGAGGAGATCAAGAAGATCTCGTCGTGGGCGGCCATTCTCTTCGCGCCCACCCTGGTGGGGACGATCTACGGGATGAACTTCGACAACATGCCGGAGCTGCACTGGTCGTTCGGCTATCCCTTCGCGATCGGCCTGATGGCGGTGGTGTGCGTGAGCCTGTACTTCATCTTCAAGAAGCGGGACTGGCTGTAG
- a CDS encoding LysR family transcriptional regulator: protein MELRQLSYFVTVAEELHFGRAADRLHIVQSAVSQQVQRLERELGQELFDRSPRHVRLTEAGERLLPEARAVLAAVDRARAAVAPRTTLRLGTSTGLGEHLDRVLTALAGIAPDLAVELVSAPTRTRLEQVADGRLDAAFVRAAEPVRGVRLIPLWEDPLVAAVPAGHPLADRPDVALEDLAGLRLRIVARRSNPPLVDLVMSACDAAGFEPLSGPVGGSLQDILATIGASPAPQWTVVYAAHARQLHSPRVTFLPFRPAPLALPTALAVRRSAPPAGIDLLLEACAAPPDCSDHGS, encoded by the coding sequence ATGGAGTTGCGCCAGCTCAGCTACTTTGTGACCGTCGCCGAGGAACTGCACTTCGGCCGTGCCGCGGACCGCCTGCACATCGTCCAGTCGGCCGTGAGCCAGCAAGTGCAGCGCCTGGAGCGGGAGTTGGGGCAGGAGCTGTTCGACCGTTCACCCCGGCACGTACGGCTCACCGAAGCGGGGGAGCGGCTGCTGCCCGAAGCGCGGGCCGTGCTGGCGGCGGTGGACCGGGCCAGGGCGGCAGTCGCACCGCGTACCACCCTGCGGCTGGGGACCAGCACCGGACTCGGCGAACATCTGGACCGGGTCCTGACCGCTTTGGCCGGGATCGCGCCGGACCTGGCGGTCGAGCTGGTCTCCGCGCCGACCCGGACCCGGCTGGAACAGGTCGCGGACGGGCGGCTGGACGCGGCGTTCGTACGGGCCGCGGAGCCGGTGCGCGGGGTGCGGCTCATCCCGCTCTGGGAGGACCCGCTGGTCGCGGCCGTTCCAGCCGGGCACCCGCTCGCGGACCGGCCCGACGTCGCCCTGGAGGACCTGGCCGGACTCCGGCTCAGGATCGTGGCCCGGCGCAGCAATCCGCCCCTCGTCGACCTCGTGATGTCCGCCTGCGACGCCGCAGGGTTCGAGCCGCTGTCCGGACCGGTCGGCGGCTCGCTCCAGGACATCCTCGCCACCATCGGTGCCTCCCCGGCACCGCAGTGGACCGTCGTGTACGCCGCACACGCCCGCCAACTGCACAGTCCGCGCGTGACGTTCCTCCCGTTCCGGCCCGCACCGCTCGCGCTGCCCACGGCGCTCGCCGTGCGGCGGTCGGCCCCGCCTGCCGGTATCGATCTGCTCCTCGAAGCCTGCGCCGCGCCGCCGGACTGCAGCGATCACGGATCCTGA
- a CDS encoding Gfo/Idh/MocA family protein: protein MTFSPAHPARVGIVGTGNIFDRYVQGMARYPRLRLTGCADLDHARALKAAAEHGIRAYDSVDALLADPDVDIVVNITPPLAHAAVSAQAIAAGKHVYVEKPVAATVAEAAPLTAMAGGSGVLFGSAPDTFLGSAAQTARKALDDGLIGQPVGATAFVTHSKAETWHPNPGFLFAPGGGPGLDLGPYYLTSLVNLLGPIATVSGLSRIGAPVRKVTSPDRVVESIEVTTPTHAAAVLGFASGVIGSLQMSFDVWNHHLPFIEIYGTEGTLTIPDPNGFDGDVRLRGNHEEQWRTLPPVFPPSGPLDMEVQMLRGAGVDDLAGAVDGAPHRASAELAFHVLEALEAVETSSRTRQVVELTSTAERPAAMPRQSA from the coding sequence CGCCTGCGCCTGACCGGCTGCGCCGACCTGGACCACGCCCGCGCGCTCAAGGCCGCGGCCGAGCACGGGATCAGGGCGTACGACTCCGTCGACGCGTTGCTCGCCGACCCCGACGTGGACATCGTCGTCAACATCACCCCGCCGCTCGCGCACGCAGCGGTCTCCGCCCAGGCCATCGCGGCAGGCAAGCACGTCTACGTCGAGAAGCCCGTGGCAGCGACCGTCGCCGAGGCGGCGCCGCTGACCGCGATGGCCGGCGGGAGCGGCGTCCTGTTCGGCTCGGCTCCCGACACGTTCCTCGGCAGCGCGGCCCAGACGGCCCGCAAGGCGCTCGACGACGGCCTGATCGGCCAACCGGTGGGCGCGACCGCCTTCGTCACCCACAGCAAGGCCGAGACCTGGCACCCGAACCCCGGCTTCCTCTTCGCGCCCGGCGGCGGCCCCGGGCTCGACCTTGGCCCGTACTACCTGACGAGCCTGGTCAACCTGCTCGGCCCGATCGCGACCGTCTCCGGCCTGAGCCGGATCGGCGCGCCCGTACGGAAGGTGACGAGCCCGGACCGCGTGGTCGAGAGCATCGAGGTCACCACACCCACGCACGCGGCAGCCGTCCTCGGCTTCGCCTCCGGTGTCATCGGCTCACTCCAGATGAGCTTCGACGTGTGGAACCACCACCTGCCGTTCATCGAGATCTACGGCACCGAGGGCACCCTGACGATCCCCGACCCGAACGGCTTCGACGGCGACGTCCGCCTCCGGGGCAACCACGAGGAGCAGTGGCGGACGCTGCCGCCCGTCTTCCCGCCGTCCGGCCCGCTCGACATGGAAGTCCAGATGCTGCGCGGCGCGGGTGTCGACGACCTGGCCGGCGCCGTCGACGGCGCACCGCACCGCGCATCGGCCGAACTCGCCTTCCACGTACTGGAAGCGCTCGAAGCGGTCGAGACCTCCAGCCGCACGCGGCAGGTCGTGGAACTCACCTCGACCGCCGAACGCCCCGCGGCGATGCCCCGGCAATCGGCATAG
- a CDS encoding GNAT family N-acetyltransferase has translation MTYSSAGQLVVGPAAEEDWPVISGWAHDEGWNPGTSDARSFFAQDPDGFFLGRLDGEPVSAVSVVNYGAHYAFLGCYLVRPDLRGRGHGLATWQAAQGHAGSRTIGLDGVVAQQHNYRKSGFSPAHSTFRHTGVLPPRGSTGVRPVRAQDHEAVAAYDSACYPADRPRFLKHWLTTDGHRAFVRVDDGHLTGYAVIRPTVGEVLRIGPLFADSPADAEALFGALADEAGTAQVAVDVPESNASAVALVRSLGLTPSFETARMYTGPIRPVADQCVYGVTTLELG, from the coding sequence ATGACGTACTCATCCGCCGGGCAGCTCGTCGTCGGGCCGGCGGCCGAGGAGGACTGGCCCGTCATCAGCGGGTGGGCGCACGACGAGGGCTGGAACCCGGGGACCAGCGACGCGCGGAGCTTCTTCGCCCAGGACCCCGACGGGTTCTTCCTCGGACGCCTCGACGGGGAGCCCGTCTCCGCGGTCTCGGTCGTCAACTACGGTGCGCACTACGCGTTTCTCGGCTGCTATCTGGTCCGCCCGGACCTGCGGGGCCGCGGCCACGGCCTGGCCACCTGGCAGGCCGCGCAGGGCCACGCGGGAAGCCGGACCATCGGCCTGGACGGGGTCGTGGCCCAGCAGCACAACTACCGCAAGTCGGGGTTCTCACCCGCTCACAGCACCTTCCGCCACACCGGCGTCCTGCCGCCCCGCGGATCGACGGGCGTACGGCCGGTCCGGGCCCAGGACCACGAGGCCGTCGCGGCGTACGACAGCGCCTGCTACCCGGCCGATCGCCCGCGCTTCCTGAAGCACTGGCTGACCACGGACGGGCACCGTGCGTTCGTACGCGTCGACGACGGGCATCTGACCGGGTACGCGGTGATCCGCCCGACGGTCGGCGAAGTCCTCCGTATCGGACCGCTGTTCGCCGATTCGCCCGCGGACGCCGAGGCACTGTTCGGGGCGCTGGCGGACGAGGCCGGTACGGCGCAGGTCGCCGTGGACGTCCCCGAGTCCAATGCGTCCGCCGTCGCACTGGTCAGGTCGCTGGGCCTCACGCCCTCCTTCGAGACGGCCCGCATGTACACGGGTCCGATCCGTCCGGTCGCCGACCAGTGCGTCTACGGCGTCACCACGCTCGAACTGGGGTAG
- a CDS encoding winged helix DNA-binding domain-containing protein produces the protein MAPISTRALNRATLERQLLLRRAELPAGEAVARLLGLQAQNTRPPYFQLWSRLADFDPYELSELLESRAAVRMVTMRSTIHLHTADDALTLRPLVQAARERELKAFRAGLTGVDLDRLAELARDLVEERPRTMKELREHLLTEWPDADPLALSVAARCRLPLVQVTPRGLWGRSGQVALTTVGQWLGRASAPAPAPDETVLRYLRSFGPASVKDMQMWAGLTRLAGVFERLRPQLITFRGPGGAELFDLPDAPRPDEDTPAPPRFLPEFDNLLLAHADRTRVIPAEYRGRNGMGNQAFGSFLLDGFLAGIWRLKEHRTTATLRIEPFARLTRADRVALADEGERMLTGMTEAEVHDIGFGTLGTLDA, from the coding sequence ATGGCCCCGATCAGCACCCGCGCACTCAACCGCGCCACCCTGGAACGCCAGCTTCTGCTGCGCCGCGCCGAACTGCCCGCCGGGGAGGCCGTCGCGCGGCTGCTGGGGCTCCAGGCGCAGAACACCAGGCCGCCGTACTTCCAGCTCTGGTCCCGGCTCGCGGATTTCGACCCGTACGAGCTGTCGGAGCTGCTGGAGAGCCGTGCGGCCGTACGGATGGTGACCATGCGCTCCACCATCCATCTGCACACCGCCGACGACGCCCTCACCCTGCGGCCGCTCGTCCAGGCCGCACGGGAACGAGAGCTGAAGGCCTTCCGTGCCGGGCTGACCGGGGTCGACCTCGACCGGCTGGCGGAGCTGGCCCGCGACCTGGTGGAGGAACGTCCCCGCACGATGAAGGAGCTCAGGGAGCACCTGCTCACGGAGTGGCCGGACGCCGACCCGCTCGCTCTCTCCGTCGCCGCCCGCTGCCGCCTCCCGCTCGTGCAGGTCACCCCGCGCGGCCTGTGGGGCCGCAGTGGGCAGGTCGCGCTCACCACCGTCGGACAGTGGCTCGGCCGTGCGTCGGCGCCCGCCCCGGCACCCGACGAGACGGTGCTGCGCTATCTGCGGTCCTTCGGGCCCGCCTCGGTCAAGGACATGCAGATGTGGGCGGGACTGACCCGGCTGGCCGGGGTGTTCGAGCGGCTGCGGCCGCAGCTGATCACCTTCCGGGGCCCCGGTGGCGCCGAACTCTTCGACCTGCCCGACGCGCCCCGGCCGGACGAGGACACTCCCGCACCACCGCGCTTCCTGCCGGAGTTCGACAATCTGCTGCTCGCCCACGCGGACCGTACGCGCGTCATCCCCGCCGAGTACCGGGGCCGCAACGGCATGGGCAACCAGGCCTTCGGCAGCTTCCTGCTCGACGGGTTCCTCGCCGGCATCTGGCGGCTGAAGGAGCACCGGACCACGGCCACGCTCCGTATCGAACCGTTCGCCCGGCTCACCCGCGCCGACCGGGTGGCCCTGGCGGACGAGGGCGAGCGGATGCTCACCGGCATGACGGAGGCCGAGGTCCACGACATCGGGTTCGGCACTCTCGGCACTCTCGACGCATGA
- a CDS encoding MFS transporter: MSDRVVSSPEKSGELPPSAPAAPARASGSFIALYILALFGSYVAIITPSVVSLALKIQQIDPAGKVGSLSLVLSVGALCAVIANPLFGKLSDRTTSRFGMRRPWMIVGLIGGAAGLALVAYATNTGTVLIGWCVAQIFFNALLAPLVAVLPDQIPARQRGVVGGLMGICYPVGLILGTWIAQRLATTAPRAMILAPMAIAAATVLLLCAKLKDRRLDRAHQEPWNAVQFLRTFWFNPRKSPDFGWAILSILLISTAIMTFVTYEVYYLSDYLHISESRLPGLTFVLTLVINGTSALTALVSGWLADRFHRRKFYMVFAGILAIAGFLILITTRSMAGMFTGAIVLGFGTGFFYSGHYTLPSSVLPSEQDAAKDMGVVNIAVTLPSSLVPIYAPTLLGTGGGDNYPALFVSGIVLALLGIPAVKRIRGVN, from the coding sequence ATGAGTGACAGAGTCGTCAGCTCACCGGAGAAGTCAGGTGAGCTCCCACCGTCCGCCCCCGCTGCCCCGGCGCGTGCGAGCGGATCCTTCATCGCTCTCTACATCCTGGCTCTCTTCGGCAGCTACGTCGCGATCATCACCCCGTCCGTCGTCTCGCTGGCACTGAAGATCCAGCAGATCGACCCCGCCGGCAAGGTCGGCTCGCTCTCCCTGGTCCTCAGCGTCGGCGCGCTGTGCGCAGTCATCGCCAACCCCCTCTTCGGGAAGCTCAGCGACCGCACGACCTCCCGGTTCGGTATGCGCCGGCCATGGATGATCGTGGGCCTCATCGGTGGAGCGGCCGGCCTGGCGCTCGTCGCCTACGCCACCAACACCGGTACGGTCCTCATCGGCTGGTGCGTGGCCCAGATCTTCTTCAACGCGCTGCTGGCCCCGCTCGTCGCCGTACTCCCCGACCAGATACCGGCCCGCCAACGCGGAGTCGTCGGGGGCCTGATGGGCATCTGCTATCCCGTCGGCCTGATCCTCGGTACCTGGATCGCACAGCGCCTGGCCACCACCGCACCCCGGGCGATGATCCTGGCACCGATGGCCATCGCCGCCGCGACGGTGCTCCTGCTGTGTGCCAAGCTCAAGGACCGCAGGCTCGACCGGGCACACCAAGAGCCCTGGAACGCGGTGCAGTTCCTGCGCACTTTCTGGTTCAACCCGCGCAAGAGCCCCGACTTCGGCTGGGCGATCCTCAGCATCCTGCTGATCTCCACGGCGATCATGACGTTCGTGACCTACGAGGTCTACTACCTCTCCGACTACCTCCACATCAGCGAATCCAGGCTCCCCGGTCTGACGTTCGTCCTCACCCTCGTCATCAACGGAACGAGCGCGCTCACGGCCCTCGTCTCCGGCTGGCTGGCCGACCGCTTCCACCGGCGGAAGTTCTACATGGTCTTCGCCGGGATCCTGGCCATCGCCGGATTCCTCATCCTCATCACCACGCGCTCGATGGCCGGCATGTTCACCGGCGCGATCGTCCTGGGCTTCGGCACCGGCTTCTTCTACAGCGGGCACTACACCCTGCCCAGCTCGGTCCTGCCCAGTGAGCAGGACGCCGCGAAGGACATGGGTGTCGTCAACATCGCGGTCACCCTGCCCAGCTCCCTGGTCCCGATCTACGCACCCACCTTGCTCGGCACCGGCGGCGGCGACAACTATCCGGCGCTCTTCGTCTCCGGGATCGTGCTCGCGCTGCTCGGCATCCCGGCGGTCAAGCGAATCCGCGGGGTCAACTGA
- a CDS encoding NEW3 domain-containing protein codes for MSARTTPIPASLRRSLYALAAATALALGGLAGPSAAATGTPLPAQGAGSASASGSSYPNLAPTPPMGWNNWSYYGCDIDEATVLSNARALVSSGLAAKGYNTVTTDDCWMSHSRNADGDLVPDPDRFPHGMAYIGQQLHAMGLKFGIYEDAGTSTCGGYPGSYGHIQQDADLFAKWRVDYLKLDGCNVPESDTRTPDEVYHSLYSDMSNALLRTGRPITFSVSAPAYFEGEKDWHDVIGWSAQVGNLWREGADVAVESASASSKWSSIKYNYGYNVPLADLQSPGRWNDPDFLLAGQSRLTGDEIRSQMSLWSVMAAPLISSTDLAKASPDALSVLGNRDVIAVDQDPTGLQGRIVQQGDGYDVLSKKLRGGDRAVALFNSSDQAQTITTTAAKAGLPKGSSYLLKDLWSKRTTQSTGTIAANVPAHGTVLYRIHAGQAHKVPPASAITWKRTGGEGTSSTWQVSLADHGPGGLSAAALEVDVPQGWSVSPSKARLGRIAPGGSAGAKFTVKGPEAKPGTTTVTLSATARYRAGSAGESRTTGQGSVVSVVPYPALADAFNNVGVTSEDAPPADGNYTLGNFDGGGDSYSAQALATAGVTPGSTVTKDGVSWAFPKTAPGAPDNVTTAGQVINMAGSGTKLWFLGAEAGAAAGKVTVTYTDGTTSSGDLGLPNWCCTAGTEYGATTVVTTDHRNTPQGPANFGGGYKLFGNSVPLDAGKTVRAVTLPDEDALHIFAITAQ; via the coding sequence TTGTCCGCGAGAACGACCCCGATCCCCGCTTCCCTGCGACGGAGCCTGTACGCCCTGGCGGCGGCCACCGCACTCGCCCTCGGCGGGCTCGCCGGCCCGTCCGCCGCGGCGACGGGCACCCCGCTTCCCGCGCAGGGCGCGGGAAGCGCCAGTGCTTCGGGGAGCTCGTACCCGAATCTTGCCCCCACCCCGCCCATGGGCTGGAACAACTGGTCCTACTACGGCTGTGACATCGACGAGGCCACGGTCCTGTCCAACGCCCGGGCCCTGGTCTCCTCCGGTCTCGCCGCGAAGGGCTACAACACGGTCACCACCGACGACTGCTGGATGTCGCACAGCAGAAATGCCGACGGCGACCTGGTCCCCGACCCCGACCGCTTCCCGCACGGAATGGCCTACATCGGTCAGCAACTGCACGCGATGGGGCTGAAGTTCGGCATCTACGAGGACGCAGGCACCTCCACCTGCGGTGGATATCCCGGCTCGTACGGCCACATCCAGCAGGACGCCGACCTCTTCGCCAAGTGGCGCGTCGACTATCTGAAGCTCGACGGCTGCAACGTGCCCGAGAGTGACACCCGGACGCCCGACGAGGTCTACCACTCGCTCTACAGTGATATGAGCAATGCTCTCCTGCGGACCGGCAGGCCCATCACCTTCTCCGTCTCCGCCCCCGCGTACTTCGAGGGCGAGAAGGACTGGCACGACGTCATCGGCTGGTCGGCCCAGGTGGGCAATCTGTGGCGGGAGGGCGCCGACGTCGCGGTGGAATCGGCATCGGCGAGTTCCAAGTGGTCTTCGATCAAGTACAACTACGGCTACAACGTGCCGCTCGCCGATCTGCAGAGCCCCGGCCGCTGGAACGACCCTGACTTCCTGCTCGCCGGCCAGTCCCGGCTGACCGGCGACGAGATCCGGAGCCAGATGTCACTGTGGTCGGTGATGGCCGCGCCGCTGATCTCCAGTACCGACCTGGCCAAGGCCTCCCCTGACGCCCTGTCCGTTCTCGGTAACCGTGACGTCATCGCGGTCGACCAGGATCCGACGGGGTTGCAGGGCCGCATCGTCCAGCAGGGCGACGGCTATGACGTGCTGTCGAAGAAGCTCCGCGGCGGGGACAGGGCCGTGGCACTCTTCAACTCCTCGGACCAGGCACAGACCATCACGACCACGGCGGCCAAGGCCGGGCTCCCGAAGGGCTCCTCCTATCTGCTGAAGGACCTCTGGTCGAAGCGGACCACACAGTCCACGGGCACCATCGCGGCGAATGTCCCCGCTCATGGCACCGTCCTGTACCGGATACACGCCGGGCAGGCACACAAGGTGCCGCCGGCCAGCGCGATCACCTGGAAGCGGACGGGGGGTGAGGGGACGTCCTCGACCTGGCAGGTCAGTCTGGCCGACCACGGCCCCGGCGGGCTGTCCGCGGCAGCGCTCGAAGTCGACGTGCCGCAGGGGTGGTCGGTCAGCCCGTCGAAGGCACGGCTCGGCCGCATCGCCCCCGGTGGCTCGGCCGGAGCGAAGTTCACCGTGAAGGGCCCGGAGGCGAAGCCGGGAACGACGACTGTCACGCTGAGCGCAACCGCCCGGTACCGCGCAGGATCCGCCGGCGAGTCCCGTACGACAGGACAGGGTTCCGTCGTGTCGGTCGTGCCCTATCCCGCTCTGGCGGACGCCTTCAACAATGTCGGTGTCACCAGTGAGGACGCCCCGCCGGCGGACGGCAACTACACGCTGGGCAATTTCGACGGCGGTGGTGACAGTTACTCCGCCCAGGCACTGGCCACCGCGGGTGTGACACCGGGAAGCACCGTCACCAAGGACGGCGTCAGCTGGGCGTTCCCGAAGACAGCACCCGGCGCGCCGGACAACGTGACCACAGCGGGTCAGGTGATCAACATGGCAGGCAGCGGGACGAAGCTGTGGTTCCTGGGCGCTGAGGCAGGTGCCGCAGCGGGCAAGGTGACCGTCACGTACACCGACGGCACCACCAGCAGCGGCGATCTCGGGCTGCCCAACTGGTGCTGCACGGCGGGCACCGAGTACGGCGCCACGACGGTCGTCACGACCGATCACCGCAACACACCGCAGGGACCCGCCAACTTCGGGGGCGGTTACAAGCTGTTCGGGAACTCCGTACCGCTCGACGCAGGCAAGACAGTCCGCGCGGTGACGCTCCCGGACGAGGACGCCCTGCACATCTTCGCGATCACGGCACAGTAG
- a CDS encoding sugar phosphate isomerase/epimerase family protein, with protein MSSNTPKFGVDLITFYNPSFWNLPDESAIQELSDRDPDAIWRKILDSAAAAGVTSLEVTFGPADIGSIRRAFGSATEFKKELDGRGMELKSAFYLEGSWEPDADRGEIADSAAAYARFIKEAGGDVLVAAPPMRTTWNAEPPQFNDFDFLKNVADIAHVVGHASLQEGVTTALHTEAHSTFCTARDVDLLMALTDPLFVSLCPDTGHLALAGGEPTQIVSRHRERVVISHWKDATGPAPLRVPIDDSIHDSHREYFRRVGAGSVDWFAWGRLMREIGFTDLALLELDAVADPVTEITAAREFIEQSLSTVFP; from the coding sequence ATGAGCAGCAACACACCCAAGTTCGGCGTCGACCTGATCACCTTCTACAACCCGTCGTTCTGGAACCTGCCCGACGAGAGCGCCATCCAGGAGCTGTCGGACCGCGACCCCGACGCGATCTGGCGCAAGATCCTCGACTCGGCGGCAGCCGCCGGTGTCACCAGCCTCGAAGTCACCTTCGGCCCGGCCGACATCGGCAGCATCCGCCGCGCCTTCGGCTCGGCCACCGAGTTCAAGAAGGAACTCGACGGCCGCGGGATGGAGTTGAAGAGCGCCTTCTACCTCGAAGGAAGCTGGGAGCCGGACGCCGACCGCGGCGAGATAGCCGACAGCGCGGCCGCCTACGCCCGTTTCATCAAGGAGGCGGGCGGCGACGTGCTGGTCGCCGCGCCCCCGATGCGTACGACATGGAACGCCGAGCCCCCGCAGTTCAACGATTTCGACTTCCTCAAGAACGTCGCCGACATCGCCCATGTGGTCGGCCACGCCAGCCTCCAGGAGGGCGTGACCACTGCGCTGCACACCGAGGCGCACTCCACCTTCTGCACGGCCCGCGACGTCGACCTGCTGATGGCTCTCACCGACCCGCTGTTCGTCAGCCTGTGCCCGGACACGGGGCATCTGGCGCTCGCCGGCGGCGAGCCCACGCAGATCGTCTCCCGCCACCGCGAGCGTGTCGTCATCTCGCACTGGAAGGACGCGACCGGCCCCGCGCCGCTGCGGGTTCCCATCGACGACTCGATCCACGACAGCCACCGCGAGTACTTCCGCAGGGTCGGCGCCGGCTCCGTCGACTGGTTCGCCTGGGGCCGCCTCATGCGCGAGATCGGCTTCACCGACCTCGCCCTGCTGGAACTGGACGCGGTCGCCGACCCGGTCACGGAGATCACGGCGGCCCGCGAATTCATCGAGCAGTCCCTCTCGACCGTCTTCCCGTGA
- a CDS encoding helix-turn-helix transcriptional regulator, with translation MPEPVEAVDMRAALLRMRRTTGLPVAFGGLLTGSGQLRIAELSGTATPALRGLTVSAGNGLGGKSIALSRPCAVTDYRSSVHISHEYDTAVGAEGLHAVLAVPVVVRRQVRGVLYGAVRERLSFGDRTYNAAVEAARDVEQSLAVRDEVQQRLAAAREPVAEPGAWEQVREAHSELRALATRIADRELRDELLAVCARLAGGGGGAGLERPVALAPREVDVLAWVATGATNAAAGARLGLKPETVKGYLRSAMRKLGAHTRLEAVVAARRAGLLP, from the coding sequence GTGCCGGAGCCGGTCGAGGCAGTGGACATGCGGGCGGCGCTGCTGCGGATGCGCCGCACCACCGGGCTGCCGGTCGCTTTCGGGGGTCTGCTGACGGGGAGCGGGCAGCTGCGCATCGCCGAGCTCAGCGGTACGGCGACACCGGCGCTGCGCGGCCTCACGGTGTCGGCCGGCAACGGTCTCGGCGGCAAGTCGATAGCGCTGTCGCGGCCGTGCGCGGTGACCGACTACCGCTCCTCGGTCCACATCAGCCATGAGTACGACACGGCGGTGGGCGCTGAAGGGCTGCACGCGGTGCTCGCCGTGCCGGTGGTGGTGAGGCGGCAGGTGCGCGGTGTGCTGTACGGGGCGGTACGCGAGCGGCTGTCGTTCGGCGACCGGACGTACAACGCCGCGGTCGAGGCGGCCCGCGACGTGGAGCAGTCGCTGGCGGTGCGGGACGAAGTGCAGCAACGGCTGGCGGCGGCGCGCGAGCCGGTGGCCGAGCCCGGCGCGTGGGAGCAGGTGCGCGAGGCGCACAGTGAACTGCGCGCGCTGGCGACACGCATCGCGGACCGGGAGCTGCGCGATGAACTTCTCGCCGTCTGCGCCCGGCTGGCCGGTGGCGGCGGCGGAGCCGGGCTTGAACGCCCGGTCGCGCTGGCGCCACGTGAGGTGGACGTGCTGGCCTGGGTGGCGACCGGCGCGACGAACGCGGCGGCCGGTGCGCGGCTGGGGCTGAAGCCGGAGACCGTGAAGGGCTATCTGCGGTCCGCGATGCGCAAGCTGGGGGCGCACACCCGGCTCGAAGCGGTCGTGGCGGCCCGGCGGGCGGGTCTGCTGCCGTAA
- the dmpI gene encoding 4-oxalocrotonate tautomerase DmpI, translating to MPIVTIQQGPRDIELKRELVKRVTDAFVDSLRIPAEAVQVWIQEVPTDSWAIGGKLTADK from the coding sequence ATGCCGATCGTCACTATCCAGCAGGGCCCGCGCGACATCGAGCTCAAGCGCGAGCTGGTCAAGCGCGTCACGGACGCCTTCGTCGACTCGCTCCGTATCCCCGCCGAGGCCGTACAGGTCTGGATCCAGGAGGTCCCCACCGACAGCTGGGCCATCGGCGGCAAGCTCACTGCCGACAAGTAG